In the Cylindrospermopsis raciborskii Cr2010 genome, ATCTAACACAGTCAAGAGTTGTTTCATGCTCCTGACTAGTATTATCAAAGAAACGCCTGCATCGGTTACACTCTTATCATCTCTGACAATCTTGAGCAGATCTTGCCATTGATGATCATGATTTATCTGCCAAACTTGGGGTTTACTTCTAAGAATTTGCAATCTTGTGACCAGTTCTCGACGCATTCTATTCAACTCACTCACAGGTAAAATCACATTACCCATAATTTTGTTTTCTAAAGTTCCTAAATGAAATGGTGTATTCCCCAAACGTCCAAATTGTTCTTGCAATTTTTCTGTAGTTAAGGGTTTAGTATGAGCCTCAACTAGCAGTATTTCTGATTCTATTTTGACGATATTACCAATTTCATCCCCAACTATAGCTATTAATTTTTCTCCTGTTTCCCCAAATAATTCTAGATGAATTGGTTTGGTAAAATGGGGATTTTCTCCTGTGTAGGTTTGACGAATTGCTTTATCTAATTCTGGATCACTGGTTTTCCAAATCTTATCACCTATATGAATTTTCCTGGGATTGATAGCATCCCTACCAAAAGTTAAAACTACTTCTTTTCCTTTTTGTGTGACTGTGTACACCCTCCCTCCCTCTTCTGGTAATTCTGGATGTCCACAGTCAAATACTACCCCGTCACCAGCTTTAATAGGTGCGACTATTTTTAAAGTTATTTGTTCATTTTTAATTCGCGTTACCTCTCCCACATAAACCCCGCGTTTTTTGCCAAAATTTGCATGTACCAATTCTTGATTATTAATACCTCTCAACCATCCCGTATAAAGTCCACGGGAAAAGGCCATCTCTAGGGGATACTTGTTATAATTTTTGTAATCTTGTTTATATGTAATGTTGTGAGATGTGGCGCTTATCTGACTATTGCCTGGTTTGGCAATTTTGTCCAATGCTTGTCGATAAACTTGAGTAACGTTAGCAACGTATTCTGGTGTTTTTAATCTACCTTCAATTTTTAAAGATGTTACTCCACAGTTTACTAGTTCCGGTAATACCTCTATTCCAGAAAGATCCTGGGGACTAAGTAAATATTTGCGATTACCTAGGTCAACAATTTTTTCGTCTGCTATTAAATCATAAGGCATTCTACAAGCTTGAGCACATTCCCCTCTGTTCGCAGAGCGTCCTCCTAACGCTTCACTGGTTAAACATTGTCCAGAATAAGCAACACACAATGCACCATGTACAAATATTTCTAAAGGTAAGGGGATGTTTTTGTCTAATATTTGTTGTTGAATTTTATTAATCTCCTTAATTGAACACTCTCGTGCTAAAACAACTAATTGACATCCCAGAGATTTAGCAAAATTCACCCCAGCAGCACTGGTAATAGTCATTTGGGTTGACCCATGAATAGGAAAATCACTAGAAAGATGACGAATCAGACGACAAATACCCACATCCTGAACAATCACAGCATCTACACCAGCAGTAATCATGGTTTTGAGGTATTGCTCCACTTCCTGGAGTTCTGAAGTGAAAATTAAGGTGTTTAAGGTGACGTATCCCTTCACTCCCCGTAAGTGTAAAAATTCTATTAATTCCGGTAGGTCACTAATAGTAAAATTTTGCGATCGCATTCTTGCGTTAAATTTGTCTAAACCAAAATAAATTGCATCCGCACCATTTTCTACTGCTGCTTTTGCGCATTCCCAGTCACCCGCAGGTGCTAGGAGTTCGGGGAGTTTGATGTTTTTGATGTTATGGTTTTTCATTAAGGGATTTTGATTAGAGGATTGCTGACAAAAATCTATCATACCC is a window encoding:
- a CDS encoding U32 family peptidase, encoding MKNHNIKNIKLPELLAPAGDWECAKAAVENGADAIYFGLDKFNARMRSQNFTISDLPELIEFLHLRGVKGYVTLNTLIFTSELQEVEQYLKTMITAGVDAVIVQDVGICRLIRHLSSDFPIHGSTQMTITSAAGVNFAKSLGCQLVVLARECSIKEINKIQQQILDKNIPLPLEIFVHGALCVAYSGQCLTSEALGGRSANRGECAQACRMPYDLIADEKIVDLGNRKYLLSPQDLSGIEVLPELVNCGVTSLKIEGRLKTPEYVANVTQVYRQALDKIAKPGNSQISATSHNITYKQDYKNYNKYPLEMAFSRGLYTGWLRGINNQELVHANFGKKRGVYVGEVTRIKNEQITLKIVAPIKAGDGVVFDCGHPELPEEGGRVYTVTQKGKEVVLTFGRDAINPRKIHIGDKIWKTSDPELDKAIRQTYTGENPHFTKPIHLELFGETGEKLIAIVGDEIGNIVKIESEILLVEAHTKPLTTEKLQEQFGRLGNTPFHLGTLENKIMGNVILPVSELNRMRRELVTRLQILRSKPQVWQINHDHQWQDLLKIVRDDKSVTDAGVSLIILVRSMKQLLTVLDTNIETIYCEFEDPHKYQAAVKLCRDTEKSVNLYIAPPRITKPGENWILKQLKECQADGYLVRNYDHLEYFADAQCIGDFSLNIANPLSADYFQKQFNLQRLTASYDLNINQLIDLITTYTPQFLEVTIHQHIPMFHIEHCVFCAFLSQGTDYTNCGRPCEKQELKIRDRVGSEHIVKADTGCRNTIYNSAAQTGAEYVHKLISVGLKNFRIEFLHETPQQVTQTINYYQQLIQGEITGSQVWKTLKLQNQLGVTRGALTDH